A window of Rosa rugosa chromosome 7, drRosRugo1.1, whole genome shotgun sequence genomic DNA:
CTTTCCATCAAGTCTATTAGACTTTGCACATcagaataaaaggaaaaatttgCCAAAAAAGATTAGGCAAGCATTGTAAAATAAGCTCTCATCTGGAATTAGATTATGATATAAGCTCTCATTTAGAAAAggaaatcaataaattttttaCACAAGCTCATCATCATGGCATGCGCATGACAAGAATTGAAGCGAAGTCTATATCATCATATTCCACAGGATCTGTTTATAGACATCATATGAGGTTACTTGGTTTTGTTTAATACCGAAAGAATGAAGTTTGGCCATAAAAATGGTTTAGTGATTAAACAAACAAGCACAGTTTTGTTTCTATAACCTAAAGTTTTGTCCCCAAGTCTAGTTACAACCCCAGCCCACATTTTTCTAATATAAACTGGGATAGTGGGTATGAACTTTGTAGTCCTTCACCTACAATCAAGTTAGAAAAGCATAATGACTAAATAAATTGTTTAGTGCTAGCATTGAAGCCTGTTCCCCTCGGCATTTTAAAGAAGggatcttgaccaaaagccccaaaatgagctaaagttatcccacttaccccagcaacagatttttattcccacatacacaatttaataggaaatgaccattttgccctcaacccAATTAAACAATTACAACCACACCCACTCAACAccaatctctctctcatcccgatctctctctgcccctccctctctccctacTGACCTCCGGCTCCGGCGCACGACCCAGGCTTTCTCTCCCCTCCGGCTCCTGTTCCGGCGCTGGACCCAGGCCGTCTCCCTTTCCTCCaggctctctctcccctccggcTCCGGCTCCGGCGCACGACCCaggctctctctcccctccggcTCCGGCGGTGGTCCAAATTGGAGTCGACCTCGACGATCATAACAACGACCAAGAGCAGATTATCGCCGCCGGACTTTAATAAGGACTATTCGAGATTTACAATGCTAGGGACTATTCGGGTTGGGGGTCGGGTGATCAAGACCCGGGTCTGATCGTGCTCAAGGTAGAAGGGCGGATCGGAGGTGTGGACAGAAGGCGACGACCCTGGCTCTTCCAGGTTGATTTCAGAGGGCCGACGGGTTTGCCCAATTCGTGGTGGCCGGTTGCAGGATGAGATGCAGCGGTGACTGACCTCCGCAACGTCACCGAGCAGATGATCCCAGCCGGGTACTCGAGGGAGTGCATCCAGGTCTAGGCACAAATCATCCGGTCGAAGCTACCTGAAGGCGACGAAGTAGCTCTGCTCGAAGCTACCTCTCTGGTAAAAGCTCCGGTCGGACCACCGGCGAGAAACGCAGCTCTTGAacctgggtgcccaaatcagattttttttttttttttttttttttttttttttaagtaacgggacagaaggaaagaaaataaattttgaatgtctattggggggcaatagacgtctattggggggcaatatatgttttgaattgatgtaattacctcattttttttctttaatcaaagttttatttgtctaatcttagaaaaattagttctcattccggctaccgaaagttctattagggggcaatagacgtctattggggggcaatatatgttttgaattaatgtagttacctcatttttttctttaatcaaagttttatttgtctaatcttagaaaaattagttctcattccggctaccgaaagttctattagggggcaatagacgtctattggggggcaatacatggttgatagacgtctattgcccccaatagacgtctattgaggggcaatagacatctattgccactctattagggggcaatagacctctattggagggcaatagaggttttcagaaaaatccggtgggcggcggccggtgaccggaatccggcgaaagttggccggaatccggcgaccggtgaccggattccggcgaccgatgaccggattccggcggccggtgacaggctccggcgaagtctcctatggtttctctctcttccattttctccctctttctctaagtaacaaaggggtgaggggtaaaatggtattaaaaaaaattaaaaacaaaaaaaaatatcttaatggggtattagggaagactcccttagagtgtattgggtaaaagagaattaaaaaaacttaatggggttagtgggaaaaaaatccctagaaatagggtaaatggacaaaatccctTTAAAGAATTAAGATTCCTATCAACTTGGTACTAAACAATTAgcattgaagtttttttttttttttttaactcggGCGCATTGAAGTTTCTTGACAAGCTAAACTTTCAACAGTTGAGGGTTAAGTTTGGTCTAACCCTCAGCCCACTCAGTTGAGGGTTAAGCTAAATAATTAGCACGCTAcctaacctttttttttaacaattagCACGCTAcctaacctttttttttaacaattagCACGCTACCTAACCTTTTTTTTCTGGATAACGTTCTACTTCAACAAGGATTGCCCACCAAATTTCAATGGATAGTGAAAGAAGGAAAAAGGCAAAACCAATCAGTGAAGTTTACCTGTTTTTATTACGAGGGGGTCAAAATCCAAagagcaaagaagaagaagacaattcACATAAAACGTCATTAGTATGCCGATCGGCTCACCAAATAAGAGGAAGGGACATACTTGTAACTATGCGAATTTCTGACGTTGGAGTCCATCTTCTATAGCTCTCTACCTGCACAACATATTCCTTATAGAGAAACTTCCAGTAATTCATAGGCTGCTTTTTGTCACTCTCTCACTTTATCTTTCGTATATGATGGCCCATGTGCCCAATTAATGGGTGTCCTCAATTGACTAAATTCTTCATTGCTCTAACAAACACACTGTCATTCTATTATTCTTTTCAGATTCAACAAAAACCATCTATACCATGCTTAGACTTTCCTCATAGGACAGCCCAGAATTCCAATCCCACCAACCTCGTTCAAACCCTTCCTTAGTTACTGCAACTGTGTGGATCCAAATGCTTTGAAGCTTGCACCTGACATGGCAGATCCTCTGATATTGTTCTGTGCTCTTCTTCTGCTCTCAATACCAGTTTCATCTCAGGTCAGTGAGCTCTTCTATCCTGGTTTTAAACATGTGGGCACCAACCTAACCTTGGCAGGAATAGCAGAATTTGAAAACGATCTTGGCATTCTCAAATTGACCAATGACACCAGTAGATTAATGGGTAGTGCCTTTTACACTTCCCCAATTCGATTCAAAAACTCCACAAATGGCAAGGCCTTCTCTTTCTCCACCTCATTTGCTTTCACTATAGTTCCTGAGTATCCAAAGCTCGGCGGCCATGGCTTTGCTTTCACAATCGCCCCATCGAAGGATCTCAATTCTCTGCCTAGTCAATATCTAGGTCTCTTCAATGGCAGTGATATTGGCAACTCGTCCACACACATCTTTGCAATCGAATTCGACACAGTTCAAGACTTGGAATTTGGAGATATTAATGACAATCATGTAGGGATCGACCTCAACAGCTTGAAATCAAACGCCTCAGCTGAAGCTGCATATCACACAGATGCTACAACCAAACAAAACTTCAACCTCAAGAGTGGGAAAGCAATCCAAGCCTGGATAGACTATGATTCAGCTCAAAATGTAATCAATGTCACAATCTCACCACTCTcttccaaacccaaaaccccacTAATTTCTTTCCATGTAGATCTCTCCCCGATTTTCGAAGAGTTCATGTATGTTGGGTTCTCAGCTTCAACAGGTCTGCTTGCCAGCTCCCACTACATTCTGGGCTGGAGCTTCAAGATTGATGGACAGTCCCAACCCCTTCATCTGGCCTCTCTTCCTAAAATTCCAATACCCAGAAAAGATCACACAGCTCTGAAAATCGGAGTCTCAGTCGCAGCCATTGCTCTCACTCTATCTGTAATCTCCATATCCATCTACTTATTCATCAGGAAGCTGAAGAACGCCGAGCCAATCGAGTCATGGGAGCTCGAGCTCGGCCCACACAGATACTCCTACCAAGAACTGAAAAAAGCCACAAAAGGGTTCAGAGGAAAAGAGCTCCTCGGCGAAGGCGGGTTCGGCCAAGTGTTCAAAGGAACACTCCCCAATTCCAGAACACTAGTAGCCGTCAAGCGAATCTCGAACGATTCGAAACAGGGCCTAAGGGAATTCGTAGCGGAAATCGCAAGCATAGGTAGGCTCCGGCATAGAAATCTAGTCCAATTACTGGGATGGTGTCGCCGGAGAGGCGACCTAATGCTTGTCTATGATTACATGCAAAATGGAAGCTTGGATGCTTATTTGTTTGATGAACCGAAATGGGTGTTGAGTTGGGAACAGAGGTTTGGGATTATAAAGGGGATTGCTTCTGCGCTTCATTATCTACACGAAGGGTTTGAGCAGGTTGTGGTTCACAGAGATGTCAAGGCCAGCAATGTGTTGCTGGATAGTGAAATGAATGGGAGGCTCGGGGATTTTGGGTTGGCGAGGCTGCATGAACACGGGTCGAACTCGAACACGACTCGGGTCGTGGGTACGCTCGGATATTTGGCTCCGGAGATGCCGAGAACCGGGAAGGCGAGTACGGGTTCGGATGTGTATGCGTTTGGCGCGCTTTTGCTGGAGGTGGTATGCGGGCGGAGGCCCATTGAGCCCAACGCGAAGCCCGGGGAGTTGGTTTTGGTAGACTGGGTTTGGAACAGGTATAAAGAGGGGAAGGTACTTGAGGTGGTGGATCCCAGGCTTGATGGGGTTTATGATGAGCGGGAGGTGGTTATGGTGGTGAAGTTGGGGTTGATGTGTTCGGCCCATGGGCCGAGGGCCAGGCCCAATATGAGGCTGGTGGTGAGGTATTTGGACGGGGAGGTTGAGATTCCGGAGGAGGTGAGACCGCCGAGTGGGTCCCATGTGGCCGGGTTTGATGACTTTGTGAGCTCGTTTGCGTCGTCTTCTTCGTTTGAATGGTTTGATAGGATGAGCTGCTACTCTAATAAAGAGATGGATGCTAGTTTTGCTTCTCTTTCTACTTCTCCTCTCTATCTTCTTCATGGGCAAACCAGATAGAATtcagatttttttctttctatattatccgtttttgtgtttttggtttcttttatgAGGTTTTGTTGATGAAATACTGTTTGAAATCACTGGAGTGAAAGTTTACATGCAAATATTTGTACCCAAGTTCCTAAGGAACATAAGTATAGAGTTTGGTTTCAACAATTAATTACGTCTTCCATCCTTTAAACCCTTGAGAAACAATAATGAAGTTTTTAGTAGATGGTAAATAAGCGCTTACTACATCATTCTCGAGTTATAGCGATGGCATGTTTTGGATTGCTCAATACAAATGTGTGTTGCTAGTTAAAACTCAATATGAGTTTGATGGTTTCGTTTACTACCGTTCAGAGATAAGACTCTTTCTGAACTTGAGTGTGTAAGTTACACTTTGATGCACAAATATGTGCAGAATGTATTGTTGCTTATTTTTCGCCATATTTACAACCTTCCTAACATACACATCACAAATGACCTAGCTTAACGTATCAAATTATTTTTTGCTAGTGTTGAATTTTTATGATTTAGATTTGCAACTTGCAAGACCAAGAATTTTGGGTTAAGTTGAAGCTGATCCATATTTCTTGATATAAGAATGTTTGATGTAGTTTTTGATTTGTTTGAGGTGTGCTATTCTGGAGCGTTTTCCCTCTTCAGTTTGCTCGAGCTTAATTTTCGATGGCATCCTGT
This region includes:
- the LOC133722452 gene encoding L-type lectin-domain containing receptor kinase S.4-like, which produces MADPLILFCALLLLSIPVSSQVSELFYPGFKHVGTNLTLAGIAEFENDLGILKLTNDTSRLMGSAFYTSPIRFKNSTNGKAFSFSTSFAFTIVPEYPKLGGHGFAFTIAPSKDLNSLPSQYLGLFNGSDIGNSSTHIFAIEFDTVQDLEFGDINDNHVGIDLNSLKSNASAEAAYHTDATTKQNFNLKSGKAIQAWIDYDSAQNVINVTISPLSSKPKTPLISFHVDLSPIFEEFMYVGFSASTGLLASSHYILGWSFKIDGQSQPLHLASLPKIPIPRKDHTALKIGVSVAAIALTLSVISISIYLFIRKLKNAEPIESWELELGPHRYSYQELKKATKGFRGKELLGEGGFGQVFKGTLPNSRTLVAVKRISNDSKQGLREFVAEIASIGRLRHRNLVQLLGWCRRRGDLMLVYDYMQNGSLDAYLFDEPKWVLSWEQRFGIIKGIASALHYLHEGFEQVVVHRDVKASNVLLDSEMNGRLGDFGLARLHEHGSNSNTTRVVGTLGYLAPEMPRTGKASTGSDVYAFGALLLEVVCGRRPIEPNAKPGELVLVDWVWNRYKEGKVLEVVDPRLDGVYDEREVVMVVKLGLMCSAHGPRARPNMRLVVRYLDGEVEIPEEVRPPSGSHVAGFDDFVSSFASSSSFEWFDRMSCYSNKEMDASFASLSTSPLYLLHGQTR